In a single window of the Zonotrichia leucophrys gambelii isolate GWCS_2022_RI chromosome 2, RI_Zleu_2.0, whole genome shotgun sequence genome:
- the ZEB1 gene encoding zinc finger E-box-binding homeobox 1 isoform X4 yields MTSHKSGRDPRHVTQSSGNRKFKCTECGKAFKYKHHLKEHLRIHSGEKPYECPNCKKRFSHSGSYSSHISSKKCIGLMPVNGRARSGLKMSQCSSPSLSASPGSPARPQIRQKIENKPLQEQLPLNQIKTEPVDYEFKPIVVASGINCSNPLQNGVFSGGSPLQATSSPQGVVQAVVLPTVGLVSPISINLSDIQNVLKVAVDGNVIRQVLENNHANLASKEQETINNASIQQAGHSLISAISLPLVDQDGTTKIIINYSLEQPSQLQVVPQNLKKENSVPANSCKNEKLPQDLTVKSEKDKNFEGETNDSTCLLCDDCPGDLNALQELKHYETKSPPQLPQPSGAEAEKPESPVPSETGENNLSPGQPPLKNLLSLLKAYYALNAQPSAEELSKIADSVNLPLDVVKKWFEKMQAGQISVQSSGPSSPEQVKLSSPTDNDDQAATSNVSEPQNGTSNSQNPGSTTKSQTLPGASTLNGSHSSTPSASPLNLSSSRNSQGYTYTAEGVQEEPQIEPLDLSLPKQHGELLERSTITSVYQNSVYSVQEEPLNLTCAKKEPQKDNSVTDSDPIVNVIPPSANPINIAIPTVTAQLPTIVAIADQNSVPCLRALAANKQTILIPQVAYAYSTTVSPAVHETPPKQIQANGNQDERQDTSSEGISNLEDQNDSDSTPPKKKMRKTENGMYACDLCDKIFQKSSSLLRHKYEHTGKRPHECGICTKAFKHKHHLIEHMRLHSGEKPYQCDKCGKRFSHSGSYSQHMNHRYSYCKREPEERDSAEPEELGPEALSSEHALPRASPSQIDSDERESLTREEEEFSEKEEEEEEEKDIEGLQEEKECRELQEVGDAEEVAAVEEEEGKTEGDKNDEVVNQASNAEPEVIQNNGQVSEENNE; encoded by the exons ATGACATCACACAAATCAGGAAGAGACCCA AGACATGTGACGCAGTCCAGCGGTAATCGAAAATTCAAGTGCACTGAAtgtggaaaagcttttaaatataaacatCACCTAAAGGAGCATCTACGAATCCACAGTG gAGAGAAGCCATATGAGTGCCCAAACTGCAAGAAACGTTTTTCCCATTCTGGTTCATACAGTTCACACATAAGCAGTAAGAAGTGTATTGGTTTGATGCCCGTGAATGGTCGAGCCCGGTCAGGGCTCAAGATGTCTCAGtgctcctccccttccctttctgcATCACCAGGTAGCCCAGCAAGACCACAGATACGACAAAAGATAGAAAATAAACCCTTGCAAGAGCAGCTTCCTCTTAACCAAATTAAAACTGAACCTGTGGATTATGAATTCAAGCCCATAGTGGTTGCTTCAGGAATTAATTGTTCAAACCCTTTGCAAAATGGGGTTTTTAGTGGTGGTAGCCCATTGCAGGCAACCAGTTCTCCTCAGGGTGTGGTGCAAGCTGTTGTTCTACCAACAGTAGGTCTGGTGTCTCCCATAAGCATCAATTTAAGTGACATTCAAAATGTACTAAAAGTGGCAGTGGATGGTAATGTAATCAGGCAAGTACTGGAAAACAATCATGCTAATCTTGCGTCCAAAGAACAAGAAACAATCAACAATGCATCTATACAACAAGCTGGCCATTCCCTCATTTCAGCTATCAGTCTTCCTTTGGTTGACCAAGATGGGACAACCAAAATTATCATCAACTacagcttggagcagccaaGTCAACTTCAGGTTGTTCCACAAaatctaaaaaaagaaaactctgttCCTGCAAATAgttgcaaaaatgaaaaattaccaCAAGATCTCACAGTGAAGTCTGAGAAAGATAAGAACTTTGAAGGAGAGACCAACGATAGCACTTGTCTTCTTTGTGATGACTGTCCAGGAGATCTTAATGCACTTCAAGAATTAAAGCACTATGAAACAAAAAGCCCTCCTCAGCTTCCCCAGCCCAGTGGAGCAGAAGCTGAGAAACCCGAGTCCCCTGTCCCATCAGAAACCGGGGAGAACAACTTGTCTCCCGGTCAGCCACCTTTAAAGAACCTTCTGTCGCTCCTAAAAGCCTATTATGCATTAAATGCACAACCAAGTGCAGAAGAGCTTTCCAAAATAGCAGATTCTGTAAACCTACCACTGGATGTGGTAAAAAAGTGGTTTGAAAAAATGCAAGCTGGACAGATTTCTGTGCAGTCTTCTGGACCATCTTCTCCTGAACAAGTTAAATTaagcagccccacagacaaCGATGATCAAGCAGCAACTTCAAATGTGAGCGAACCCCAGAATGGCACAAGTAACTCACAAAATCCTGGCAGTACAACAAAATCTCAGACTTTACCAGGGGCTTCAACTCTGAATGGTTCACACAGTAGCACGCCATCTGCATCACCACTAAACCTTTCTTCATCAAGAAATTCACAGGGTTACACGTACACGGCAGAGGGTGTACAAGAAGAGCCACAAATAGAACCTCTTGACCTTTCGCTACCAAAGCAACATGGAGAGCTGTTGGAAAGATCTACCATAACTAGTGTTTACCAGAACAGTGTTTATTCTGTCCAAGAAGAACCTTTGAACTTAACTTGTGCAAAAAAAGAACCACAAAAGGACAACAGTGTTACAGACTCTGATCCTATTGTAAATGTAATCCCACCAAGTGCCAATCCCATAAATATTGCTATACCTACAGTCACTGCCCAGTTACCTACAATTGTTGCCATTGCTGACCAGAACAGTGTTCCCTGCTTGAGAGCTCTCGCTGCCAATAAGCAAACCATTTTGATTCCACAGGTGGCTTATGCATACTCTACTACAGTTAGTCCTGCAGTTCATGAGACACCACCAAAACAGATCCAAGCCAATGGAAATCAG GATGAAAGGCAAGACACTAGCTCAGAAGGAATATCCAATTTAGAAGATCAAAATGATTCTGATTCAACacccccaaagaaaaaaatgagaaagacagaaaatgggATGTATGCATGTGATTTATGTGACAAAATATTCCAGAAGAGCAGCTCGTTATTGAGACATAAGTATGAACACACAG GTAAAAGACCTCACGAGTGTGGAATCTGTACGAAAGCATTTAAACACAAACACCATTTGATCGAACACATGCGACTGCATTCTGGGGAAAAGCCCTACCAATGTGACAAGTGTGGAAAGAGGTTTTCCCACTCGGGCTCTTACTCTCAGCACATGAACCATCGCTACTCCTACTGCAAAAGGGAGCCCGAGGAGCGCGACAGCGCCGAGCCCGAGGAGCTGGGCCCCGAGGCGCTGAGCAGCGAGCACGCCCTGCCCAGGGCGTCCCCCTCGCAGATCGACTCTGATGAGAGGGAGAGCCTgaccagggaggaggaggaattcagtgaaaaagaggaagaggaggaggaagaaaaagacatAGAGGgacttcaggaagaaaaagaatgtagGGAACTACAAGAAGTAGGGGATGCGGAAGAAGTAGCAGCAGtagaagaggaagaagggaaaactGAAGGTGACAAGAATGATGAAGTTGTAAATCAAGCAAGCAATGCAGAACCAGAAGTTATACAAAATAATGGGCAGGtgtcagaagaaaataatgaataa
- the ZEB1 gene encoding zinc finger E-box-binding homeobox 1 isoform X2, protein MATCAVTNYNNVVEANSDSDDEDKLHIVEEESVTDAADCDASVPEDDLPTDHIVLPENSEREASTNTCWEDEAGKERKEILGPEAQTDEIGCTVKEDECDSDAENEQNHDPNVEEFLKQEDTAVIYPEAPEEDQRQGTPEASGQDENGTPDAFSQLLTCPYCDRGYKRFTSLKEHIKYRHEKNEDNFSCSLCSYTFAYRTQLDRHMTSHKSGRDPRHVTQSSGNRKFKCTECGKAFKYKHHLKEHLRIHSGEKPYECPNCKKRFSHSGSYSSHISSKKCIGLMPVNGRARSGLKMSQCSSPSLSASPGSPARPQIRQKIENKPLQEQLPLNQIKTEPVDYEFKPIVVASGINCSNPLQNGVFSGGSPLQATSSPQGVVQAVVLPTVGLVSPISINLSDIQNVLKVAVDGNVIRQVLENNHANLASKEQETINNASIQQAGHSLISAISLPLVDQDGTTKIIINYSLEQPSQLQVVPQNLKKENSVPANSCKNEKLPQDLTVKSEKDKNFEGETNDSTCLLCDDCPGDLNALQELKHYETKSPPQLPQPSGAEAEKPESPVPSETGENNLSPGQPPLKNLLSLLKAYYALNAQPSAEELSKIADSVNLPLDVVKKWFEKMQAGQISVQSSGPSSPEQVKLSSPTDNDDQAATSNVSEPQNGTSNSQNPGSTTKSQTLPGASTLNGSHSSTPSASPLNLSSSRNSQGYTYTAEGVQEEPQIEPLDLSLPKQHGELLERSTITSVYQNSVYSVQEEPLNLTCAKKEPQKDNSVTDSDPIVNVIPPSANPINIAIPTVTAQLPTIVAIADQNSVPCLRALAANKQTILIPQVAYAYSTTVSPAVHETPPKQIQANGNQDERQDTSSEGISNLEDQNDSDSTPPKKKMRKTENGMYACDLCDKIFQKSSSLLRHKYEHTGKRPHECGICTKAFKHKHHLIEHMRLHSGEKPYQCDKCGKRFSHSGSYSQHMNHRYSYCKREPEERDSAEPEELGPEALSSEHALPRASPSQIDSDERESLTREEEEFSEKEEEEEEEKDIEGLQEEKECRELQEVGDAEEVAAVEEEEGKTEGDKNDEVVNQASNAEPEVIQNNGQVSEENNE, encoded by the exons ctggaaaagaaagaaaggaaatcctGGGGCCTGAAGCTCAGACAGATGAAATTGGATGTACAG TAAAAGAAGATGAATGTGATTCTGATGCAGAGAATGAGCAAAACCATGACCCTAATGTTGAAGAATTCCTTAAACAAGAAGATACAGCTGTTATCTACCCTGAAGCACCTGAGGAGGACCAGAGACAAGGCACGCCAGAAGCCAGTGGTCAGGATGAAAATG GAACTCCTGACGCGTTTTCCCAGCTGCTCACATGCCCGTACTGCGACCGGGGATACAAACGCTTCACCTCTCTGAAGGAACACATCAAATACCGCCATGAAAAGAACGAGGATaacttcagctgctccttgtgcaGCTACACCTTTGCGTACAGAACGCAGCTTGACCGCCACATGACATCACACAAATCAGGAAGAGACCCA AGACATGTGACGCAGTCCAGCGGTAATCGAAAATTCAAGTGCACTGAAtgtggaaaagcttttaaatataaacatCACCTAAAGGAGCATCTACGAATCCACAGTG gAGAGAAGCCATATGAGTGCCCAAACTGCAAGAAACGTTTTTCCCATTCTGGTTCATACAGTTCACACATAAGCAGTAAGAAGTGTATTGGTTTGATGCCCGTGAATGGTCGAGCCCGGTCAGGGCTCAAGATGTCTCAGtgctcctccccttccctttctgcATCACCAGGTAGCCCAGCAAGACCACAGATACGACAAAAGATAGAAAATAAACCCTTGCAAGAGCAGCTTCCTCTTAACCAAATTAAAACTGAACCTGTGGATTATGAATTCAAGCCCATAGTGGTTGCTTCAGGAATTAATTGTTCAAACCCTTTGCAAAATGGGGTTTTTAGTGGTGGTAGCCCATTGCAGGCAACCAGTTCTCCTCAGGGTGTGGTGCAAGCTGTTGTTCTACCAACAGTAGGTCTGGTGTCTCCCATAAGCATCAATTTAAGTGACATTCAAAATGTACTAAAAGTGGCAGTGGATGGTAATGTAATCAGGCAAGTACTGGAAAACAATCATGCTAATCTTGCGTCCAAAGAACAAGAAACAATCAACAATGCATCTATACAACAAGCTGGCCATTCCCTCATTTCAGCTATCAGTCTTCCTTTGGTTGACCAAGATGGGACAACCAAAATTATCATCAACTacagcttggagcagccaaGTCAACTTCAGGTTGTTCCACAAaatctaaaaaaagaaaactctgttCCTGCAAATAgttgcaaaaatgaaaaattaccaCAAGATCTCACAGTGAAGTCTGAGAAAGATAAGAACTTTGAAGGAGAGACCAACGATAGCACTTGTCTTCTTTGTGATGACTGTCCAGGAGATCTTAATGCACTTCAAGAATTAAAGCACTATGAAACAAAAAGCCCTCCTCAGCTTCCCCAGCCCAGTGGAGCAGAAGCTGAGAAACCCGAGTCCCCTGTCCCATCAGAAACCGGGGAGAACAACTTGTCTCCCGGTCAGCCACCTTTAAAGAACCTTCTGTCGCTCCTAAAAGCCTATTATGCATTAAATGCACAACCAAGTGCAGAAGAGCTTTCCAAAATAGCAGATTCTGTAAACCTACCACTGGATGTGGTAAAAAAGTGGTTTGAAAAAATGCAAGCTGGACAGATTTCTGTGCAGTCTTCTGGACCATCTTCTCCTGAACAAGTTAAATTaagcagccccacagacaaCGATGATCAAGCAGCAACTTCAAATGTGAGCGAACCCCAGAATGGCACAAGTAACTCACAAAATCCTGGCAGTACAACAAAATCTCAGACTTTACCAGGGGCTTCAACTCTGAATGGTTCACACAGTAGCACGCCATCTGCATCACCACTAAACCTTTCTTCATCAAGAAATTCACAGGGTTACACGTACACGGCAGAGGGTGTACAAGAAGAGCCACAAATAGAACCTCTTGACCTTTCGCTACCAAAGCAACATGGAGAGCTGTTGGAAAGATCTACCATAACTAGTGTTTACCAGAACAGTGTTTATTCTGTCCAAGAAGAACCTTTGAACTTAACTTGTGCAAAAAAAGAACCACAAAAGGACAACAGTGTTACAGACTCTGATCCTATTGTAAATGTAATCCCACCAAGTGCCAATCCCATAAATATTGCTATACCTACAGTCACTGCCCAGTTACCTACAATTGTTGCCATTGCTGACCAGAACAGTGTTCCCTGCTTGAGAGCTCTCGCTGCCAATAAGCAAACCATTTTGATTCCACAGGTGGCTTATGCATACTCTACTACAGTTAGTCCTGCAGTTCATGAGACACCACCAAAACAGATCCAAGCCAATGGAAATCAG GATGAAAGGCAAGACACTAGCTCAGAAGGAATATCCAATTTAGAAGATCAAAATGATTCTGATTCAACacccccaaagaaaaaaatgagaaagacagaaaatgggATGTATGCATGTGATTTATGTGACAAAATATTCCAGAAGAGCAGCTCGTTATTGAGACATAAGTATGAACACACAG GTAAAAGACCTCACGAGTGTGGAATCTGTACGAAAGCATTTAAACACAAACACCATTTGATCGAACACATGCGACTGCATTCTGGGGAAAAGCCCTACCAATGTGACAAGTGTGGAAAGAGGTTTTCCCACTCGGGCTCTTACTCTCAGCACATGAACCATCGCTACTCCTACTGCAAAAGGGAGCCCGAGGAGCGCGACAGCGCCGAGCCCGAGGAGCTGGGCCCCGAGGCGCTGAGCAGCGAGCACGCCCTGCCCAGGGCGTCCCCCTCGCAGATCGACTCTGATGAGAGGGAGAGCCTgaccagggaggaggaggaattcagtgaaaaagaggaagaggaggaggaagaaaaagacatAGAGGgacttcaggaagaaaaagaatgtagGGAACTACAAGAAGTAGGGGATGCGGAAGAAGTAGCAGCAGtagaagaggaagaagggaaaactGAAGGTGACAAGAATGATGAAGTTGTAAATCAAGCAAGCAATGCAGAACCAGAAGTTATACAAAATAATGGGCAGGtgtcagaagaaaataatgaataa
- the ZEB1 gene encoding zinc finger E-box-binding homeobox 1 isoform X3, translating into MADGPRCKRRKQPNPRRNNVTNYNNVVEANSDSDDEDKLHIVEEESVTDAADCDASVPEDDLPTDHIVLPENSEREASTNTCWEDEVKEDECDSDAENEQNHDPNVEEFLKQEDTAVIYPEAPEEDQRQGTPEASGQDENGTPDAFSQLLTCPYCDRGYKRFTSLKEHIKYRHEKNEDNFSCSLCSYTFAYRTQLDRHMTSHKSGRDPRHVTQSSGNRKFKCTECGKAFKYKHHLKEHLRIHSGEKPYECPNCKKRFSHSGSYSSHISSKKCIGLMPVNGRARSGLKMSQCSSPSLSASPGSPARPQIRQKIENKPLQEQLPLNQIKTEPVDYEFKPIVVASGINCSNPLQNGVFSGGSPLQATSSPQGVVQAVVLPTVGLVSPISINLSDIQNVLKVAVDGNVIRQVLENNHANLASKEQETINNASIQQAGHSLISAISLPLVDQDGTTKIIINYSLEQPSQLQVVPQNLKKENSVPANSCKNEKLPQDLTVKSEKDKNFEGETNDSTCLLCDDCPGDLNALQELKHYETKSPPQLPQPSGAEAEKPESPVPSETGENNLSPGQPPLKNLLSLLKAYYALNAQPSAEELSKIADSVNLPLDVVKKWFEKMQAGQISVQSSGPSSPEQVKLSSPTDNDDQAATSNVSEPQNGTSNSQNPGSTTKSQTLPGASTLNGSHSSTPSASPLNLSSSRNSQGYTYTAEGVQEEPQIEPLDLSLPKQHGELLERSTITSVYQNSVYSVQEEPLNLTCAKKEPQKDNSVTDSDPIVNVIPPSANPINIAIPTVTAQLPTIVAIADQNSVPCLRALAANKQTILIPQVAYAYSTTVSPAVHETPPKQIQANGNQDERQDTSSEGISNLEDQNDSDSTPPKKKMRKTENGMYACDLCDKIFQKSSSLLRHKYEHTGKRPHECGICTKAFKHKHHLIEHMRLHSGEKPYQCDKCGKRFSHSGSYSQHMNHRYSYCKREPEERDSAEPEELGPEALSSEHALPRASPSQIDSDERESLTREEEEFSEKEEEEEEEKDIEGLQEEKECRELQEVGDAEEVAAVEEEEGKTEGDKNDEVVNQASNAEPEVIQNNGQVSEENNE; encoded by the exons TAAAAGAAGATGAATGTGATTCTGATGCAGAGAATGAGCAAAACCATGACCCTAATGTTGAAGAATTCCTTAAACAAGAAGATACAGCTGTTATCTACCCTGAAGCACCTGAGGAGGACCAGAGACAAGGCACGCCAGAAGCCAGTGGTCAGGATGAAAATG GAACTCCTGACGCGTTTTCCCAGCTGCTCACATGCCCGTACTGCGACCGGGGATACAAACGCTTCACCTCTCTGAAGGAACACATCAAATACCGCCATGAAAAGAACGAGGATaacttcagctgctccttgtgcaGCTACACCTTTGCGTACAGAACGCAGCTTGACCGCCACATGACATCACACAAATCAGGAAGAGACCCA AGACATGTGACGCAGTCCAGCGGTAATCGAAAATTCAAGTGCACTGAAtgtggaaaagcttttaaatataaacatCACCTAAAGGAGCATCTACGAATCCACAGTG gAGAGAAGCCATATGAGTGCCCAAACTGCAAGAAACGTTTTTCCCATTCTGGTTCATACAGTTCACACATAAGCAGTAAGAAGTGTATTGGTTTGATGCCCGTGAATGGTCGAGCCCGGTCAGGGCTCAAGATGTCTCAGtgctcctccccttccctttctgcATCACCAGGTAGCCCAGCAAGACCACAGATACGACAAAAGATAGAAAATAAACCCTTGCAAGAGCAGCTTCCTCTTAACCAAATTAAAACTGAACCTGTGGATTATGAATTCAAGCCCATAGTGGTTGCTTCAGGAATTAATTGTTCAAACCCTTTGCAAAATGGGGTTTTTAGTGGTGGTAGCCCATTGCAGGCAACCAGTTCTCCTCAGGGTGTGGTGCAAGCTGTTGTTCTACCAACAGTAGGTCTGGTGTCTCCCATAAGCATCAATTTAAGTGACATTCAAAATGTACTAAAAGTGGCAGTGGATGGTAATGTAATCAGGCAAGTACTGGAAAACAATCATGCTAATCTTGCGTCCAAAGAACAAGAAACAATCAACAATGCATCTATACAACAAGCTGGCCATTCCCTCATTTCAGCTATCAGTCTTCCTTTGGTTGACCAAGATGGGACAACCAAAATTATCATCAACTacagcttggagcagccaaGTCAACTTCAGGTTGTTCCACAAaatctaaaaaaagaaaactctgttCCTGCAAATAgttgcaaaaatgaaaaattaccaCAAGATCTCACAGTGAAGTCTGAGAAAGATAAGAACTTTGAAGGAGAGACCAACGATAGCACTTGTCTTCTTTGTGATGACTGTCCAGGAGATCTTAATGCACTTCAAGAATTAAAGCACTATGAAACAAAAAGCCCTCCTCAGCTTCCCCAGCCCAGTGGAGCAGAAGCTGAGAAACCCGAGTCCCCTGTCCCATCAGAAACCGGGGAGAACAACTTGTCTCCCGGTCAGCCACCTTTAAAGAACCTTCTGTCGCTCCTAAAAGCCTATTATGCATTAAATGCACAACCAAGTGCAGAAGAGCTTTCCAAAATAGCAGATTCTGTAAACCTACCACTGGATGTGGTAAAAAAGTGGTTTGAAAAAATGCAAGCTGGACAGATTTCTGTGCAGTCTTCTGGACCATCTTCTCCTGAACAAGTTAAATTaagcagccccacagacaaCGATGATCAAGCAGCAACTTCAAATGTGAGCGAACCCCAGAATGGCACAAGTAACTCACAAAATCCTGGCAGTACAACAAAATCTCAGACTTTACCAGGGGCTTCAACTCTGAATGGTTCACACAGTAGCACGCCATCTGCATCACCACTAAACCTTTCTTCATCAAGAAATTCACAGGGTTACACGTACACGGCAGAGGGTGTACAAGAAGAGCCACAAATAGAACCTCTTGACCTTTCGCTACCAAAGCAACATGGAGAGCTGTTGGAAAGATCTACCATAACTAGTGTTTACCAGAACAGTGTTTATTCTGTCCAAGAAGAACCTTTGAACTTAACTTGTGCAAAAAAAGAACCACAAAAGGACAACAGTGTTACAGACTCTGATCCTATTGTAAATGTAATCCCACCAAGTGCCAATCCCATAAATATTGCTATACCTACAGTCACTGCCCAGTTACCTACAATTGTTGCCATTGCTGACCAGAACAGTGTTCCCTGCTTGAGAGCTCTCGCTGCCAATAAGCAAACCATTTTGATTCCACAGGTGGCTTATGCATACTCTACTACAGTTAGTCCTGCAGTTCATGAGACACCACCAAAACAGATCCAAGCCAATGGAAATCAG GATGAAAGGCAAGACACTAGCTCAGAAGGAATATCCAATTTAGAAGATCAAAATGATTCTGATTCAACacccccaaagaaaaaaatgagaaagacagaaaatgggATGTATGCATGTGATTTATGTGACAAAATATTCCAGAAGAGCAGCTCGTTATTGAGACATAAGTATGAACACACAG GTAAAAGACCTCACGAGTGTGGAATCTGTACGAAAGCATTTAAACACAAACACCATTTGATCGAACACATGCGACTGCATTCTGGGGAAAAGCCCTACCAATGTGACAAGTGTGGAAAGAGGTTTTCCCACTCGGGCTCTTACTCTCAGCACATGAACCATCGCTACTCCTACTGCAAAAGGGAGCCCGAGGAGCGCGACAGCGCCGAGCCCGAGGAGCTGGGCCCCGAGGCGCTGAGCAGCGAGCACGCCCTGCCCAGGGCGTCCCCCTCGCAGATCGACTCTGATGAGAGGGAGAGCCTgaccagggaggaggaggaattcagtgaaaaagaggaagaggaggaggaagaaaaagacatAGAGGgacttcaggaagaaaaagaatgtagGGAACTACAAGAAGTAGGGGATGCGGAAGAAGTAGCAGCAGtagaagaggaagaagggaaaactGAAGGTGACAAGAATGATGAAGTTGTAAATCAAGCAAGCAATGCAGAACCAGAAGTTATACAAAATAATGGGCAGGtgtcagaagaaaataatgaataa